CCCGTGGCACGCAGGGAGGAGTCCGGGGCTCAGCCACCACGGGCCACGTGCCCCCAGCGCGGCCAGCTCCTCCCCGTGCTCGCCAGCCCCCATAAAAgcgtggtcctgggcaagcgCTGGCATccgctgctcctgcctggctctgTTCGGGAAAAGGGTGGGTGGCGGGGCCTCCTCGGGCAGGGTCCGGCGTGGGGCTCCCTGGCCACGAGAGCTCTGCCGGAGGCGCTGTGGGCAGAGGGGCTCCGTGGGGGCAGGCGAGGGCCGCGGGCACACGGGGAGCAGGCGTGGAGAGCCGGGGCGGGCTGAGGAGGGAGCCCCCTGGCTGGGGCACgggccctgctctgccagggcaTCTCCTCACTCACAGCACCGGCCCTGGGAGCTTTGCATTGCAGGCTCAGCTCTCTCACACCAAGATGGCTTGCAACGACCTGTACCCGCCGAAAACCAGCGTCGCCATCCCCCAGCCCATCGCTGAGAGCTGCAACGAGCTGTGCGCGCAGCAGTGCCCCGACTCGACGGCCTTCATCCAGCCGCCCCCCGTCGTCGTCACCTTCcccggccccatcctcagctccttcccccagcaagCCGTGGTGggctcctccggggcacccgccTTTGGGGGctccttggggctggggggcctcTACGGCGCGGGGGCCACCCAGGGCTCGGGGGGCCTCTGCACCTTTGGCAGGCCCTACGCCTCTCCCGCCTGCAGCCCCTACCTCTTGCCACGCTACAGCAAGAAGCTGTGGGACACCTGTGGGCCCTGCTAAAGCCAGGCCCTGCCCTAcacctcctgccagctgccccgACGCACGGCTGACCTCGTGGGCACGGGGTGCTGAGGAGTGCTAGCATCTGCAGCCCCGGCCAAGGCCTGGGCAACGGCAGTGCTGGCCCCTTTGGCCTCTCCGCCCTCTGCTTCCTCCACAGCCAGGGCCTTGTGCCCGGTTtgccctctgctctccccctctcccttccccc
The Cygnus atratus isolate AKBS03 ecotype Queensland, Australia unplaced genomic scaffold, CAtr_DNAZoo_HiC_assembly HiC_scaffold_426, whole genome shotgun sequence DNA segment above includes these coding regions:
- the LOC118258567 gene encoding scale keratin-like — protein: MACNDLYPPKTSVAIPQPIAESCNELCAQQCPDSTAFIQPPPVVVTFPGPILSSFPQQAVVGSSGAPAFGGSLGLGGLYGAGATQGSGGLCTFGRPYASPACSPYLLPRYSKKLWDTCGPC